In a genomic window of Gadus macrocephalus chromosome 9, ASM3116895v1:
- the LOC132465011 gene encoding cytochrome P450 2D15-like, translating into MFGSLVLFAVVLWFFYFLLRNRRGKNFPPGPSALPLLGNLLEFSSANPIPDLSRLARRYGNVYSLFLGPQKVVVVNGLQALKEAFVTRAADFSGRPHGLLLNDATQRKDWAPGLALAGYDAQWRDHRRFGLQVLRNFGLGKKSMEERILQETQQVVKLLEESAGSEVNPQLLFHKLASNIVSRVVFGPNYDHNDPFMKFSIRAVRENSKILNSAWSMIYDTIPAVRNLPLPFQKAMKNFKELNEKTAEVIQEHKSSRLPGEQRDVMDCYLEEMDKREDGLSFSEDQLCSFAQDLHLAGTDTTSNTLLTGVLYMMAHPHIQERCQKEIDFALEGKDKVAFGDKQKMPYVQAVIHEVQRVANIIPLSIFHCTTKDTQLMGFSLPKGTIVAPNMASVLWEEGQWKFPHDFNPENFLDDQGEFVKPEAFVPFSLGPRACLGEGLARMELFLVFVTLLRRFRFVWPAGAGEPDLSPVFGFAMSPQPYKLEVRCRETADH; encoded by the exons ATGTTCGGCTCGTTGGTTCTGTTCGCCGTCGTCTTGTGGTTCTTCTATTTCCTGTTGAGGAACAGAAGAGGGAAGAACTTCCCTCCAGGGCCGTCAGCACTACCCCTCCTCGGGAACCTCCTGGAATTCAGCTCTGCAAACCCCATTCCAGATCTGAGCCGG CTTGCTCGTCGCTATGGCAACGTGTACAGCCTGTTCCTCGGCCCCCAGAAGGTGGTTGTGGTCAACGGCCTCCAGGCGCTGAAGGAAGCCTTCGTCACCAGGGCCGCAGACTTCTCTGGACGACCCCATGGCCTCCTGCTGAACGACGCAACCCAGCGGAAAG ACTGGGCTCCGGGACTGGCGCTGGCCGGGTACGACGCCCAGTGGCGGGACCACCGTCGCTTCGGCCTCCAGGTGCTCAGGAACTTCGGCCTGGGGAAGAAGTCCATGGAGGAGAGGATCCTCCAGGAGACCCAGCAGGTGGTGAAGCTGCTGGAGGAGAGCGCCG ggtcagaggtcaatccTCAGCTGCTGTTCCATAAACTCGCCTCCAACATCGTCAGTCGGGTCGTCTTCGGTCCGAACTACGACCACAACGACCCCTTCATGAAGTTCTCCATCAGGGCCGTCAGAGAGAACTCCAAGATCCTCAACAGCGCCTGGTCCATG ATCTACGACACCATCCCTGCGGTGCGAAACCTGCCTCTGCCCTTCCAGAAGGCCATGAAGAACTTCAAG GAGTTGAATGAGAAGACGGCGGAGGTGATCCAGGAGCACAAGAGCAGCAGGCTGCCAGGGGAACAGCGAGACGTGATGGACTGCTACCTGGAGGAGATGGACAAG AGAGAAGACGGTTTGTCGTTCTCAGAAGATCAGCTCTGCTCGTTTGCTCAAGATCTTCACCTGGCTGGAACGGACACCACGTCCAACACCCTGCTGACTGGGGTCCTCTACATGATGGCTCACCCCCACATACAAG AGCGATGCCAGAAGGAAATAGACTTTGCATTGGAGGGGAAGGACAAGGTTGCTTTTGGAGATAAGCAGAAGATGCCTTACGTGCAG GCGGTGATCCATGAGGTCCAGAGAGTGGCCAACATTATACCACTCAGTATCTTTCACTGCACCACTAAAGACACCCAGCTGATGGGATTCTCCTTACCCAAG GGAACCATCGTGGCCCCCAACATGGCGTCTGTGCTGTGGGAGGAGGGCCAGTGGAAGTTCCCCCACGACTTCAACCCGGAGAACTTCCTCGACGACCAAGGAGAGTTTGTGAAGCCAGAGGCCTTCGTGCCATTCTCCTTGG GACCCCGGGCTTGTCTGGGCGAGGGGCTGGCCCGCATGGAGCTCTTCCTGGTGTTTGTGACTCTGCTGAGGAGGTTCCGGTTCGTCTGGCCAGCGGGGGCTGGAGAACCAGACCTCAGTCCCGTCTTTGGGTTCGCCATGAGCCCACAACCCTACAAACTGGAGGTCCGCTGCAGAGAGACGGCAGATCATTAA
- the LOC132465013 gene encoding cytochrome P450 2F2-like, with amino-acid sequence MLSSLLLICLLLGLLWLGLRPRRPKGFPPGPTPLPVLGNLLNLSLSNPMKDFQRLAERYGPVYSLFIGPNPAIVLNGVKAIKEALVERSSEFSGRPQDLLVNTMTQGKGVILADYGLRWKEHRRFALMTLRNFGLGKQSMEERIRAELHYLMEPLDECIGGTMNPQLLFHNGASNIICQVLFGKRFDYNDPFIKEIIHLYTDNAKIANGPWAMLYDTIPMIRNLPLPFTQCFRNVARCQELGNSLLKEHLDTHRPGQPRDFLDCYLDELDKRGDDGSTFALDQLMMFSLDLHFAGTDTTSNTLLTGLLYLMTHPDIQEACQKEIDRELEGKEQASFDDRNHMPYMQAVIHEIQRVANTVPLSVFHSTTKDTQLLGFSIPKGTMVIPNLTSVLNEEGQWKFPAEFNPENFLNEKGDFEKPEAFMPFSIGPRMCLGEGLARMELFLILVTLLRRYKFTWPVDAGEPDYIPVFGVTLTPKPYRMHIQLRNQ; translated from the exons ATGCTGTCCTCTCTGCTGCTGATCTGCctgctgctgggcctgctgTGGCTCGGGCTCCGGCCCCGCAGGCCCAAGGGGTTCCCCCCGGGCCCCACGCCGCTGCCCGTCCTGGGGAACCTCCTGAACCTCAGCCTCTCCAACCCCATGAAGGACTTCCAGAGG CTGGCGGAGCGCTACGGGCCTGTCTACAGCCTGTTCATCGGCCCAAACCCGGCCATCGTCCTCAACGGGGTGAAGGCCATCAAGGAGGCCCTGGTGGAGAGATCCTCTGAGTTCTCTGGACGGCCCCAAGACCTGCTGGTCAACACCATGACCCAGGGCAAAG GCGTGATCCTGGCCGACTACGGGCTGCGCTGGAAGGAGCACCGGCGCTTCGCCCTGATGACCCTGAGGAACTTCGGCCTGGGGAAGCAGTCGATGGAGGAGAGGATCCGGGCGGAGCTCCACTACCTCATGGAGCCGCTGGATGAGTGCATCG GTGGAACCATGAACCCCCAGCTGTTGTTCCATAACGGCGCCTCCAACATCATCTGTCAGGTTCTGTTCGGAAAGCGCTTTGACTACAACGACCCATTCATCAAGGAGATCATCCACCTGTACACGGATAACGCCAAGATCGCCAACGGGCCCTGGGCCAtg CTGTATGACACCATCCCTATGATCCGTAATCTCCCGCTGCCCTTCACACAGTGTTTCAGGAACGTTGCC CGTTGTCAGGAACTTGGGAATTCTCTGTTGAAGGAACATTTAGACACCCATCGCCCGGGGCAACCACGAGACTTCCTGGACTGTTACCTGGATGAGCTGGACAAG CGGGGCGATGATGGCTCCACCTTCGCGTTGGATCAACTGATGATGTTCTCCCTGGATCTCCACTTCGCTGGGACcgacaccacctccaacacGCTGCTCACCGGCCTCCTCTACCTGATGACCCATCCCGACATACAGG AGGCTTGTCAGAAGGAGATTGACCGAGAGCTGGAGGGAAAGGAGCAGGCCAGCTTCGACGACAGGAACCACATGCCCTACATGCAG GCGGTGATCCATGAGATCCAGAGAGTCGCCAACACCGTACCTCTCAGTGTCTTTCACTCCACCACAAAAGACACCCAACTGTTGGGTTTCTCCATTCCAAAG GGAACCATGGTGATCCCTAACCTGACGTCGGTTCTGAACGAGGAGGGCCAGTGGAAGTTCCCTGCAGAGTTCAACCCTGAGAACTTCCTCAATGAGAAGGGGGACTTTGAGAAGCCAGAGGCATTCATGCCCTTCTCCATAG GTCCCAGGATGTGTCTGGGGGAGGGCCTGGCCCGCATGGAGCTCTTCCTGATCCTGGTCACGCTGCTCCGGAGGTACAAGTTCACCTGGCCGGTGGACGCCGGAGAACCCGACTACATCCCCGTGTTCGGGGTGACCCTGACCCCCAAACCCTACCGCATGCACATCCAGCTGAGGAACCAGTGA
- the LOC132465017 gene encoding kelch repeat and BTB domain-containing protein 13-like, whose amino-acid sequence MAGWGAGDQEGSSGGPPEEEEEGGEWLTVVVGDSSFSAEKSLLLRHCGYFQALFRSGMRDSRQTQVHLSNLCARSFQLALRVFRGDRPLILDPDHIQESIECAAFLQAASLSCHLSDLLDSSNCLLMFHGADAYGLADLAAAAALFIRDVYRDLEAELRETLPPELVSRVEALPPSVLVAVGAHAPCSVGASGHAASRTLCYLDEEQDVWKELTALPLQASTSMAGVAVLDNRLYVVGGVQGIRKQPMDQSFCYSVEEDEWSPIDSPVQPRYNFPLVGLDGRLLAIGGESGNTAMSSVETFHVGTGTWTFSAHLPRPAAGAACAKTLGRVFVCLWKPMETTEIWEHSAGGGGAWTLVATLIRQQSYGHALVGHGDRLYVVRNGPSDDFLRCLLDCYSLSTGQWSALPGHYPNSKGALFTAVVRGDGVLTLSRSATQEYRLQDGTWRPRRQGKGFPRSGSLWTFLLRLPSAA is encoded by the coding sequence ATGGCGGGGTGGGGCgcaggagaccaggaggggAGCAGCGGTGGtccgccggaggaggaggaggagggtggagagtggctgacggtggtggtgggagaCAGCAGCTTCTCCGCGGAGAAGAGCCTCCTGCTCCGCCACTGCGGCTACTTCCAGGCCCTGTTCCGCTCGGGGATGAGGGACAGCCGACAGACACAGGTCCACCTCAGCAACCTGTGCGCCCGCAGCTTCCAGCTGGCCCTGCGGGTGTTCCGGGGCGACAGACCCCTCATCCTGGACCCGGACCACATCCAGGAGTCCATCGAGTGCGCCGCCTTCCTGCAGGCGGCCTCTCTGAGCTGCCACCTCAGCGACCTGCTGGACTCCAGCAACTGCCTGCTCATGTTCCACGGCGCCGACGCCTACGGCCTGGCCgacctcgccgccgccgccgccctcttCATCAGAGACGTGTACCGGGACCTGGAGGCGGAGCTCAGAGAGACCCTCCCCCCGGAGCTGGTCTCCCGGGTGGAGGCCCTGCCCCCCAGCGtgctggtggcggtgggggcCCACGCCCCCTGCAGCGTCGGGGCCAGCGGCCACGCCGCCTCCAGGACGCTGTGCTACCTGGACGAGGAGCAGGACGTGTGGAAGGAGCTGACCGCCCTGCCGCTGCAGGCCAGCACCTCCATGGCGGGCGTGGCCGTGCTGGACAACCGGCTGtacgtggtggggggggtgcagggCATCCGGAAGCAGCCCATGGACCAGAGCTTCTGCTACAGCGTGGAGGAGGACGAGTGGAGCCCCATCGACAGCCCCGTCCAGCCCAGGTACAACTTCCCCCTGGTGGGGCTGGACGGGCGGCTGCTGGCCATCGGAGGGGAGAGCGGGAACACCGCCATGTCGTCCGTGGAGACGTTCCACGTGGGAACCGGGACCTGGACGTTCTCCGCTCACCTGCCGAGACCGGCGGCCGGCGCGGCCTGCGCCAAGACCCTGGGCCGGGTGTTCGTGTGCCTGTGGAAGCCCATGGAGACCACGGAGATCTGGGAGCACTCggcgggcggcgggggggcgtggACCCTGGTGGCCACGCTGATCCGCCAGCAGAGCTACGGCCACGCCCTGGTGGGCCACGGCGACCGGCTGTACGTGGTGCGCAACGGCCCCTCGGACGACTTCCTGCGCTGCCTGCTGGACTGCTACAGCCTGAGCACGGGCCAGTGGAGCGCGCTGCCGGGCCACTACCCCAACAGCAAGGGCGCCCTGTTCACCGCCGTGGTGCGGGGGGACGGCGTGCTGACCCTCAGCCGCAGCGCCACCCAGGAGTACCGGCTCCAGGACGGCACCTGGAGGCCCCGCCGCCAGGGGAAGGGCTTTCCCCGGAGCGGCTCCCTCTGGACCTTCCTGCTCCGGCTGCCGAGCGCTGCCTAG
- the ftsj1 gene encoding putative tRNA (cytidine(32)/guanosine(34)-2'-O)-methyltransferase isoform X2, with protein MGRSSKDKRDIYYRLAKEEGWRARSAFKLLQLDQEFNLFTGVRRAVDLCAAPGSWSQVLSRKLRASEDKKGETRNEEVKEERNEEVKKEEERKEEERKEEVKIVAVDLQAMAPLPGVTQIQGDITKVSTAQEIVRHFSGQPADLVVCDGAPDVTGLHDVDEYIQAQLLLAALNITTHVLKPGGTFVAKIFRGKDVTLLYSQLRVFFSQVTCAKPRSSRNSSIEAFVVCLNYSPPEGYVPNMSNPLLDHSYGNLLPVTGTLLPVVHTIYFRLPTLYFLFSRLFFLLSRLSTSGFPDSPSCCPVYLPVL; from the exons aTGGGCCGCTCGTCCAAAGACAAGCGGGACATTTACTACCGTCTGGCCAAGGAGGAGGGCTGGAGAGCTAGGAGCGCCTTCAAACTGCTGCAGCTCGACCAGGAGTTTAACCTCTTTACTG GTGTTCGGAGAGCGGTGGATCTGTGTGCCGCTCCAGGGAGCTGGAGTCAAGTTCTCAGCCGTAAACTCAG AGCAAGCGAGGACAAGAAAGGGGAGACGAGGaatgaggaggtgaaggaggagaggaatgaggaggtgaagaaggaggaggagaggaaggaggaggagaggaaggaggaggtgaagatcGTGGCGGTGGACCTCCAGGCCATGGCCCCCCTCCCAGGGGTCACCCAGATCCAGGGGGACATCACCAAG GTGTCCACCGCTCAGGAGATCGTCCGCCACTTCTCCGGCCAGCCCGCCGATCTGGTGGTGTGTGACGGCGCCCCTGACG TGACCGGTCTCCATGACGTGGACGAGTACATCCAGGCCCAGCTACTGCTCGCG GCTCTGAACATCACCACTCATGTTCTGAAGCCTGGAGGTACCTTCGTAGCCAAG ATCTTCCGGGGGAAGGATGTCACCCTGCTGTATTCCCAGCTCCGAGTCTTCTTCAGCCAGGTGACCTGCGCCAAGCCGCGCAGCAGCCGCAACTCCAGCATCG aggCCTTCGTAGTGTGTCTGAACTACTCCCCCCCTGAGGGCTACGTCCCCAACATGTCCAACCCTCTCCTGGACCACTCGTACGGTAATCTACTTCCTGTTACCGGCACTCTACTGCCTGTTGTCCATACAATCTACTTCCGGTTACCG ACTCTCTATTTCCTGTTTTCCAGACTATTCTTCCTGTTGTCCAGACTCTCTACTTCCGGTTTTCCAGACTCTCCTTCCTGTTGTCCAGTCTATCTTCCTGTTCTCTAG
- the ftsj1 gene encoding putative tRNA (cytidine(32)/guanosine(34)-2'-O)-methyltransferase isoform X1, giving the protein MGRSSKDKRDIYYRLAKEEGWRARSAFKLLQLDQEFNLFTGVRRAVDLCAAPGSWSQVLSRKLRASEDKKGETRNEEVKEERNEEVKKEEERKEEERKEEVKIVAVDLQAMAPLPGVTQIQGDITKVSTAQEIVRHFSGQPADLVVCDGAPDVTGLHDVDEYIQAQLLLAALNITTHVLKPGGTFVAKIFRGKDVTLLYSQLRVFFSQVTCAKPRSSRNSSIEAFVVCLNYSPPEGYVPNMSNPLLDHSYDVDFNQLEGPNRIIVPFLACGDLSAYDSDQTYPLQLDASQEYRYTPPTQPPIKPPYQQACLLRRNNLLAKEDSLPLAQEDSLPLAHEDSLPLDKTLLSMHLCSPADPL; this is encoded by the exons aTGGGCCGCTCGTCCAAAGACAAGCGGGACATTTACTACCGTCTGGCCAAGGAGGAGGGCTGGAGAGCTAGGAGCGCCTTCAAACTGCTGCAGCTCGACCAGGAGTTTAACCTCTTTACTG GTGTTCGGAGAGCGGTGGATCTGTGTGCCGCTCCAGGGAGCTGGAGTCAAGTTCTCAGCCGTAAACTCAG AGCAAGCGAGGACAAGAAAGGGGAGACGAGGaatgaggaggtgaaggaggagaggaatgaggaggtgaagaaggaggaggagaggaaggaggaggagaggaaggaggaggtgaagatcGTGGCGGTGGACCTCCAGGCCATGGCCCCCCTCCCAGGGGTCACCCAGATCCAGGGGGACATCACCAAG GTGTCCACCGCTCAGGAGATCGTCCGCCACTTCTCCGGCCAGCCCGCCGATCTGGTGGTGTGTGACGGCGCCCCTGACG TGACCGGTCTCCATGACGTGGACGAGTACATCCAGGCCCAGCTACTGCTCGCG GCTCTGAACATCACCACTCATGTTCTGAAGCCTGGAGGTACCTTCGTAGCCAAG ATCTTCCGGGGGAAGGATGTCACCCTGCTGTATTCCCAGCTCCGAGTCTTCTTCAGCCAGGTGACCTGCGCCAAGCCGCGCAGCAGCCGCAACTCCAGCATCG aggCCTTCGTAGTGTGTCTGAACTACTCCCCCCCTGAGGGCTACGTCCCCAACATGTCCAACCCTCTCCTGGACCACTCGTACG ACGTAGATTTCAACCAGCTGGAGGGACCCAACCGGATCATCGTCCCGTTCCTGGCCTGCGGGGACCTGAGTGCCTACGACTCGGACCAGACCTACCCCCTCCAG CTGGACGCCAGCCAGGAGTACCGGTACACTCCCCCGACCCAGCCCCCCATCAAGCCGCCCTATCAGCAGGCCTGTTTGTTGCGCAGGAACAACCTCCTTGCTAAAGAAGACTCCCTCCCATTGGCTCAGGAAGACTCCCTCCCATTGGCTCATGAAGACTCCCTCCCATTGGACAAAACTCTATTATCCATGCACCTATGTAGTCCAGCCGACCCCCTGTGA